A single window of Nicotiana sylvestris chromosome 3, ASM39365v2, whole genome shotgun sequence DNA harbors:
- the LOC104229366 gene encoding protein SHORTAGE IN CHIASMATA 1 isoform X1, producing MRTRFLCTDYFNSTPISARDFLRLPLSPLLTDPNTSKFEDLNFSDGVSTLSIDVEIEKFPIEAALSSFFADVLPHNIDIELSEFADPQPFASCSSEVQTSETTNSEGTIVSYSKGKENLEMVQLEIRVLDTSWLPLLEDIPYFGKENMSIPSHSDGEDKLDMPGLEVWLPDSPEILQSICSVDDISSVALLEKSADLMEDGAFCQGQYHSSTSVFPHLEVDEAGLVIVSDKSVKEKVASIENIELHCETPGSEGMGRSNELLGSIKFDTMQYLSDGSFTMGSCEVEVPCLNFSAEMDLISIIELEKNLVIHESIENDGLIWVASPIIFDELQFFDSDLFSFHEFQSEAKVDIDKDTCDLMLREAENFRNFDELLVSHELIPVDNSFRSLPVPPVPENGNIKSLYLCIKEILAELELQSPSMSDGLYLDWPFLEEEKCEYREDCFNLLRDIDANDIAFCLNFSDNEMLVSDYFFSSDSPQEPNRAESKEMLSIPSNGNPISPIPYNIEVSTKLLNDGKFPTEGVSSQCIARKASSFGDSRSKFNDLDFFLNRKEYSRGKDYKPADSSIDTSATDQISFLSSSATTLLQPQWNIKVHQILLSTDILLLIDYLKKIFLAIFERQRELVEIQDPSQAVDDDAILRLPKKKLINLIKKRGMCRSSLFQDGEKTMSLVTLSAIKQMVWYLCYYDLHSTYLYIEKLSRSLQGLESKLDFIYNIVKDVHQKGENDIHKFHPSLSVIKDILETFKSKDSSKILIVAEPVFWWSLKKLLTSMNIAFFQQQNGQKDDFYKLEDASMQMIHESDCCLVTHEHLFASFPFEKFEIILEYGGSQESSKVSSILPKSDRVPPLHFLKVELEDPSVAKALCDGVDMSNINEASVEGGPHFCSTLNEMDVTFEELLNYLPVEKNLKGGSMEALLGNEACSTAAEDAVFSSKSKQNCRSIDGCPETIVIVNTHNFDTEMVISRRSTYQKILAFEKKGVQVIERDLRQPVDIIVSASACLAWYDCKNIAKKATASDEAFSCLPQCVENLAANILTSLSFAFSGCTLVFEGESDFIAGIMESSDELYAAAASLGMDIRIFYSYSSEMTDEIILSCIELSLRTSRGLFPKMHETQTLAESFLSAFPSINPLSAHAILSSAGLLVEFLEWTHERRIHAVQKYQVPDESITLLSALSRFGEREDSKSGMTDCSSSVSSAPGSESLHCKSNSVGTKRKTTWNTENLNMPTNELFDFDPPLTFSKDRPNHPRASGLCDSRISEDIDFFDEFGNSSLSFDTELCVQRQSLDTYGTEDLFKVTELCDYQMRKDPQMGNELNKLEAPQCLRPRERVYVCMMNKLDRKNNYSGNFKEDITDEVIDIDDTPATRKAFRNAKYKSFSTLEHAMERSKTGVPKAAKKLFFGASGLQEFPTTVDIDSSPDACTSVRNHGQGSGQGMGQHLNAGFYHKKSQIKHKKGVTEEGVSEKVNCLSDLTVQDNNTACYGETPLSSARQSTRLQQGSPWTIEFLNKMREKSRSRQQFLPRDLSAPWHGYPGKSSEVTNRKSPSTIEFYKYQGNSCQEAGTRRKRPMKCIQLPASTTEKASDRFIPTWTPIDKRAKRVLSFATNGNGGQTNLVWSDKNSHTLGRPY from the exons ATGCGAACTCGATTTCTCTGCACAGATTACTTCAATTCCACTCCAATTTCAGCTCGCGATTTCCTCCGCCTCCCCCTTTCGCCTCTCCTCACTGATCCGAACACCTCCAAATTCGAAGACCTTAATTTTTCTGACGGAGTTTCTACTCTCAGTATCGATGTCGAAATCGAGAAATTTCCGATCGAGGCAGCTCTCTCCAGCTTCTTCGCCGATGTCCTTCCGCACAACATCGATATTGAACTCTCCGAGTTCGCAGATCCTCAACCTTTCGCTAGTTGCAGTTCCGAGGTGCAAACAAGCGAAACTACGAACTCAGAG GGGACTATTGTTTCCTACAGCAAGGGGAAGGAAAATCTTGAAATGGTCCAACTTGAAATTCGGGTGCTGGATACATCCTGGCTTCCATTG CTTGAAGACATCCCTTATTTTGGAAAGGAGAATATGTCGATTCCCTCTCATTCGGATGGTGAAGATAAGCTG GATATGCCCGGTCTTGAAGTTTGGCTGCCAGATTCCCCTGAGATCCTGCAATCAATTTGTTCAGTGGATGACATCTCTTCTGTGGCTTTACTGGAGAAAAGTGCTGATTTGATGGAAGATGGTGCTTTCTGTCAGGGGCAATATCATTCTAGTACATCTGTCTTTCCTCATCTTGAAGTGGATGAGGCAGGTTTGGTTATTGTCAGTGACAAATCTGTAAAGGAGAAAGTTGCAAGTATTGAAAATATTGAGCTTCACTGTGAGACGCCAGGAAGTGAAGGAATGGGTAGAAGCAATGAACTTTTGGGTTCCATAAAGTTTGACACAATGCAATACCTATCAGATGGTAGTTTCACAATGGGCAGTTGTGAAGTTGAGGTTCCGTGCTTGAATTTCTCTGCGGAGATGGATTTGATAAGTATTATTGAACTTGAGAAAAACTTGGTGATCCATGAAAGCATAGAAAATGATGGTCTAATATGGGTAGCAAGCCCAATCATTTTTGATGAATTGCAGTTCTTTGATtcagaccttttttcttttcatgaATTCCAGTCTGAAGCAAAAGTAGATATTGATAAAGATACATGTGACCTGATGTTGAGAGAAGCCGAGAATTTCAGGAACTTTGACGAATTGCTTGTTTCCCATGAGCTCATCCCTGTGGATAATTCTTTCAGATCATTGCCTGTGCCACCAGTTCCTGAGAATGGAAATATAAAGTCACTGTACTTGTGTATTAAGGAAATCCTAGCTGAGTTGGAGCTGCAGTCTCCCTCCATGTCCGATGGGTTATACTTAGATTGGCCTTTTCTGGAAGAAGAGAAATGCGAGTATCGAGAAGACTGCTTCAATTTGTTGAGGGATATAGATGCTAACGACATTGCCTTTTGCTTGAACTTCAGTGACAATGAGATGCTTGTATCGGACTATTTTTTCTCAAGTGATAGTCCACAAGAACCAAACAGAGCGGAGAGCAAGGAAATGCTGAGTATACCTTCTAATGGCAATCCTATATCTCCCATCCCTTATAACATAGAAGTGTCAACTAAGTTGCTGAATGATGGGAAGTTCCCAACTGAAGGAGTATCATCCCAATGTATTGCTAGAAAAGCATCTTCATTTGGTGACTCCAGGTCAAAGTTTAATGATCTTGATTTTTTCTTAAATCGAAAGGAGTATAGTAGAGGCAAAGATTATAAACCAGCTGACAGTTCAATTGATACTAGTGCCACGGACCAGATCAGTTTCCTCTCTTCTTCTGCTACCACATTATTGCAACCTCAATGGAATATCAAGGTGCATCAAATATTGTTATCTACTGATATTCTACTTCTAATTGATTATCTTAAGAAAATCTTTCTAGCTATCTTTGAAAGACAGAGAGAGTTAGTTGAGATTCAGGATCCATCTCAAGCTGTGGACGATGATGCTATTCTTCGCCTTCCAAAGAAAAAGCTCAtcaatttaattaaaaaaagaggCATGTGCAGGTCATCTTTGTTCCAGGATGGTGAGAAAACCATGTCATTAGTCACATTGTCTGCAATCAAACAGATGGTTTGGTACCTGTGCTACTATGATCTGCATTCAACCTATCTATACATAGAAAAGTTATCCAGGAGCTTGCAGGGATTGGAATCTAAACTTGATTTCATCTACAACATCGTAAAAGATGTGCATCAGAAGGGTGAAAACGATATACATAAGTTCCATCCATCGCTATCCGTTATCAAGGATATTCTGGAGACATTTAAGAGCAAGGATAGTTCAAAGATATTAATTGTGGCTGAGCCAGTGTTCTGGTGGTCATTGAAAAAACTCTTGACGTCCATGAATAttgcattttttcaacaacagAATGGACAGAAGGATGATTTTTACAAATTAGAAGATGCCAGCATGCAAATGATTCACGAATCAGATTGCTGTTTAGTAACCCATGA GCATCTGTTTGCCTCATTTCCATTTGAGAAATTTGAGATTATCTTGGAATATGGAGGTTCACAAGAATCATCTAAAGTATCTTCCATCTTGCCAAAGTCAGATAGAGTTCCTCCCCTTCATTTCCTTAAGGTGGAGCTGGAGGACCCCAGTGTTGCAAAAGCTCTTTGTGATGGCGTTGACATGTCCAACATTAATGAAGCTAGTGTG GaaggaggtcctcacttttgcTCTACTCTCAATGAGATGGATGTTACCTTTGAAGAACTGCTAAATTACCTTCCAGTGGAAAAGAACTTGAAGGGTGGGAGCATGGAGGCATTACTGGGAAATGAAGCTTGCTCTACTGCAGCTGAAGATGCAGTATTCAGTTCAAAATCTAAGCAAAATTGCAGAAGCATAGATGGCTGTCCTGAGACTATCGTTATAGTTAACACACACAATTTTGACACGGAAATGGTAATTTCAAGGAGAAGTACATACCAAAAGATTCTTGCATTTGAGAAGAAAGGAGTTCAGGTCATAGAGCGTGATTTACGTCAGCCTGTCGATATTATAGTTAGTGCATCAGCTTGCCTTGCTTGGTATGACTGCAAAAACATTGCAAAGAAAGCTACTGCCTCCGACGAGGCTTTCTCTTGCTTGCCTCAGTGTGTCGAGAATCTTGCAGCAAATATTTTGACGTCACTCAGTTTTGCTTTCAGTGGCTGCACTCTG GTCTTTGAGGGAGAAAGCGACTTTATAGCAGGAATAATGGAGTCATCTGATGAGCTCTATGCTGCTGCTGCTAGCTTGGGCATGGATATACGGATCTTTTATTCATATTCTTCTGAGATGACTGATGAGATCATATTATCGTGCATTGAACTTTCATTGAGGACAAGCAGAGGACTTTTTCCTAAGATGCATGAGACACAAACGCTGGCAGAATCATTCCTTTCTGCATTTCCTTCAATCAATCCACTCTCAGCTCATGCAATATTGTCTTCAGCGGGCTTGCTTGTTGAGTTTCTGGAATGGACACATGAACGCAGAATTCATGCAGTCCAGAAATATCAGGTTCCTGATGAAAGCATCACATTACTGAGTGCTTTGAGCAGATTTGGGGAGCGGGAGGATTCTAAATCGGGAATGACAGATTGCTCCTCTTCAGTTTCTTCTGCTCCAGGCTCTGAAAGTCTTCATTGTAAAAGCAATTCTGTGGGGACGAAAAGAAAAACCACCTGGAATACTGAAAATCTTAATATGCCTACAAATGAGTTGTTTGATTTTGATCCACCACTAACATTTTCTAAAGACAGACCGAATCATCCCAGAGCATCTGGCCTGTGCGATTCTCGGATTTCAGAAGATATCGACTTTTTTGATGAATTTGGGAATTCTAGCTTATCATTTGACACAGAATTGTGTGTTCAAAGACAATCATTAGACACCTATGGGACAGAAGATCTTTTTAAGGTAACTGAGCTCTGCGATTATCAGATGAGAAAAGATCCACAGATGGGAAATGAGTTAAATAAACTTGAGGCTCCACAATGTTTGCGTCCAAGAGAGAGAGTTTACGTGTGTATGATGAACAAATTGGATAGAAAAAATAACTATTCAGGAAATTTTAAAGAGGATATCACAGATGAGGTTATTGATATTGACGATACTCCTGCAACTAGAAAAGCTTTTCGTAATGCAAAATACAAGTCCTTTTCTACCCTGGAGCATGCAATGGAAAGGTCCAAAACAGGGGTTCCTAAAGCTGCTAAAAAACTCTTTTTTGGAGCAAGTGGTCTCCAAGAATTCCCAACCACTGTGGATATTGACTCTAGCCCAGATGCCTGCACTTCTGTGAGAAACCACGGGCAAGGATCAGGGCAAGGAATGGGACAACATTTAAATGCAGGTTTCTATCATAAGAAGAGTCAAATTAAGCACAAGAAAGGTGTCACAGAAGAGGGTGTATCTGAGAAAGTAAATTGTTTGAGTGACCTGACAGTGCAAGACAATAATACAGCTTGTTATGGCGAGACACCACTCTCAAGCGCACGTCAATCCACTCGATTGCAGCAAGGTTCACCCTGGACAATTGAATTTCTGAACAAAATGAGGGAAAAGAGTCGGTCACGTCAGCAGTTTCTCCCACGTGACCTATCAGCCCCTTGGCATGGATACCCCGGCAAATCATCAGAAGTCACAAATAGAAAGAGTCCATCTACTATTGAATTTTACAAGTATCAAGGAAACAGTTGCCAAGAGGCAGGGACCAGGAGAAAGAGGCCTATGAAATGCATACAGCTACCAGCATCCACTACTGAGAAGGCTTCAGATCGTTTCATTCCAACGTGGACACCCATTGATAAGAGGGCAAAACGG GTGCTATCATTTGCAACAAATGGAAATGGAGGGCAAACTAACCTGGTATGGAGTGATAAGAACTCTCATACATTGGGTAGACCATATTAA
- the LOC104229366 gene encoding protein SHORTAGE IN CHIASMATA 1 isoform X3 — MEEYYSLLHHEISTYLIHLGTIVSYSKGKENLEMVQLEIRVLDTSWLPLLEDIPYFGKENMSIPSHSDGEDKLDMPGLEVWLPDSPEILQSICSVDDISSVALLEKSADLMEDGAFCQGQYHSSTSVFPHLEVDEAGLVIVSDKSVKEKVASIENIELHCETPGSEGMGRSNELLGSIKFDTMQYLSDGSFTMGSCEVEVPCLNFSAEMDLISIIELEKNLVIHESIENDGLIWVASPIIFDELQFFDSDLFSFHEFQSEAKVDIDKDTCDLMLREAENFRNFDELLVSHELIPVDNSFRSLPVPPVPENGNIKSLYLCIKEILAELELQSPSMSDGLYLDWPFLEEEKCEYREDCFNLLRDIDANDIAFCLNFSDNEMLVSDYFFSSDSPQEPNRAESKEMLSIPSNGNPISPIPYNIEVSTKLLNDGKFPTEGVSSQCIARKASSFGDSRSKFNDLDFFLNRKEYSRGKDYKPADSSIDTSATDQISFLSSSATTLLQPQWNIKVHQILLSTDILLLIDYLKKIFLAIFERQRELVEIQDPSQAVDDDAILRLPKKKLINLIKKRGMCRSSLFQDGEKTMSLVTLSAIKQMVWYLCYYDLHSTYLYIEKLSRSLQGLESKLDFIYNIVKDVHQKGENDIHKFHPSLSVIKDILETFKSKDSSKILIVAEPVFWWSLKKLLTSMNIAFFQQQNGQKDDFYKLEDASMQMIHESDCCLVTHEHLFASFPFEKFEIILEYGGSQESSKVSSILPKSDRVPPLHFLKVELEDPSVAKALCDGVDMSNINEASVEGGPHFCSTLNEMDVTFEELLNYLPVEKNLKGGSMEALLGNEACSTAAEDAVFSSKSKQNCRSIDGCPETIVIVNTHNFDTEMVISRRSTYQKILAFEKKGVQVIERDLRQPVDIIVSASACLAWYDCKNIAKKATASDEAFSCLPQCVENLAANILTSLSFAFSGCTLVFEGESDFIAGIMESSDELYAAAASLGMDIRIFYSYSSEMTDEIILSCIELSLRTSRGLFPKMHETQTLAESFLSAFPSINPLSAHAILSSAGLLVEFLEWTHERRIHAVQKYQVPDESITLLSALSRFGEREDSKSGMTDCSSSVSSAPGSESLHCKSNSVGTKRKTTWNTENLNMPTNELFDFDPPLTFSKDRPNHPRASGLCDSRISEDIDFFDEFGNSSLSFDTELCVQRQSLDTYGTEDLFKVTELCDYQMRKDPQMGNELNKLEAPQCLRPRERVYVCMMNKLDRKNNYSGNFKEDITDEVIDIDDTPATRKAFRNAKYKSFSTLEHAMERSKTGVPKAAKKLFFGASGLQEFPTTVDIDSSPDACTSVRNHGQGSGQGMGQHLNAGFYHKKSQIKHKKGVTEEGVSEKVNCLSDLTVQDNNTACYGETPLSSARQSTRLQQGSPWTIEFLNKMREKSRSRQQFLPRDLSAPWHGYPGKSSEVTNRKSPSTIEFYKYQGNSCQEAGTRRKRPMKCIQLPASTTEKASDRFIPTWTPIDKRAKRVLSFATNGNGGQTNLVWSDKNSHTLGRPY; from the exons ATGGAGGAGTACTATTCGTTACTTCATCATGAAATTTCCACCTATCTGATACATCTG GGGACTATTGTTTCCTACAGCAAGGGGAAGGAAAATCTTGAAATGGTCCAACTTGAAATTCGGGTGCTGGATACATCCTGGCTTCCATTG CTTGAAGACATCCCTTATTTTGGAAAGGAGAATATGTCGATTCCCTCTCATTCGGATGGTGAAGATAAGCTG GATATGCCCGGTCTTGAAGTTTGGCTGCCAGATTCCCCTGAGATCCTGCAATCAATTTGTTCAGTGGATGACATCTCTTCTGTGGCTTTACTGGAGAAAAGTGCTGATTTGATGGAAGATGGTGCTTTCTGTCAGGGGCAATATCATTCTAGTACATCTGTCTTTCCTCATCTTGAAGTGGATGAGGCAGGTTTGGTTATTGTCAGTGACAAATCTGTAAAGGAGAAAGTTGCAAGTATTGAAAATATTGAGCTTCACTGTGAGACGCCAGGAAGTGAAGGAATGGGTAGAAGCAATGAACTTTTGGGTTCCATAAAGTTTGACACAATGCAATACCTATCAGATGGTAGTTTCACAATGGGCAGTTGTGAAGTTGAGGTTCCGTGCTTGAATTTCTCTGCGGAGATGGATTTGATAAGTATTATTGAACTTGAGAAAAACTTGGTGATCCATGAAAGCATAGAAAATGATGGTCTAATATGGGTAGCAAGCCCAATCATTTTTGATGAATTGCAGTTCTTTGATtcagaccttttttcttttcatgaATTCCAGTCTGAAGCAAAAGTAGATATTGATAAAGATACATGTGACCTGATGTTGAGAGAAGCCGAGAATTTCAGGAACTTTGACGAATTGCTTGTTTCCCATGAGCTCATCCCTGTGGATAATTCTTTCAGATCATTGCCTGTGCCACCAGTTCCTGAGAATGGAAATATAAAGTCACTGTACTTGTGTATTAAGGAAATCCTAGCTGAGTTGGAGCTGCAGTCTCCCTCCATGTCCGATGGGTTATACTTAGATTGGCCTTTTCTGGAAGAAGAGAAATGCGAGTATCGAGAAGACTGCTTCAATTTGTTGAGGGATATAGATGCTAACGACATTGCCTTTTGCTTGAACTTCAGTGACAATGAGATGCTTGTATCGGACTATTTTTTCTCAAGTGATAGTCCACAAGAACCAAACAGAGCGGAGAGCAAGGAAATGCTGAGTATACCTTCTAATGGCAATCCTATATCTCCCATCCCTTATAACATAGAAGTGTCAACTAAGTTGCTGAATGATGGGAAGTTCCCAACTGAAGGAGTATCATCCCAATGTATTGCTAGAAAAGCATCTTCATTTGGTGACTCCAGGTCAAAGTTTAATGATCTTGATTTTTTCTTAAATCGAAAGGAGTATAGTAGAGGCAAAGATTATAAACCAGCTGACAGTTCAATTGATACTAGTGCCACGGACCAGATCAGTTTCCTCTCTTCTTCTGCTACCACATTATTGCAACCTCAATGGAATATCAAGGTGCATCAAATATTGTTATCTACTGATATTCTACTTCTAATTGATTATCTTAAGAAAATCTTTCTAGCTATCTTTGAAAGACAGAGAGAGTTAGTTGAGATTCAGGATCCATCTCAAGCTGTGGACGATGATGCTATTCTTCGCCTTCCAAAGAAAAAGCTCAtcaatttaattaaaaaaagaggCATGTGCAGGTCATCTTTGTTCCAGGATGGTGAGAAAACCATGTCATTAGTCACATTGTCTGCAATCAAACAGATGGTTTGGTACCTGTGCTACTATGATCTGCATTCAACCTATCTATACATAGAAAAGTTATCCAGGAGCTTGCAGGGATTGGAATCTAAACTTGATTTCATCTACAACATCGTAAAAGATGTGCATCAGAAGGGTGAAAACGATATACATAAGTTCCATCCATCGCTATCCGTTATCAAGGATATTCTGGAGACATTTAAGAGCAAGGATAGTTCAAAGATATTAATTGTGGCTGAGCCAGTGTTCTGGTGGTCATTGAAAAAACTCTTGACGTCCATGAATAttgcattttttcaacaacagAATGGACAGAAGGATGATTTTTACAAATTAGAAGATGCCAGCATGCAAATGATTCACGAATCAGATTGCTGTTTAGTAACCCATGA GCATCTGTTTGCCTCATTTCCATTTGAGAAATTTGAGATTATCTTGGAATATGGAGGTTCACAAGAATCATCTAAAGTATCTTCCATCTTGCCAAAGTCAGATAGAGTTCCTCCCCTTCATTTCCTTAAGGTGGAGCTGGAGGACCCCAGTGTTGCAAAAGCTCTTTGTGATGGCGTTGACATGTCCAACATTAATGAAGCTAGTGTG GaaggaggtcctcacttttgcTCTACTCTCAATGAGATGGATGTTACCTTTGAAGAACTGCTAAATTACCTTCCAGTGGAAAAGAACTTGAAGGGTGGGAGCATGGAGGCATTACTGGGAAATGAAGCTTGCTCTACTGCAGCTGAAGATGCAGTATTCAGTTCAAAATCTAAGCAAAATTGCAGAAGCATAGATGGCTGTCCTGAGACTATCGTTATAGTTAACACACACAATTTTGACACGGAAATGGTAATTTCAAGGAGAAGTACATACCAAAAGATTCTTGCATTTGAGAAGAAAGGAGTTCAGGTCATAGAGCGTGATTTACGTCAGCCTGTCGATATTATAGTTAGTGCATCAGCTTGCCTTGCTTGGTATGACTGCAAAAACATTGCAAAGAAAGCTACTGCCTCCGACGAGGCTTTCTCTTGCTTGCCTCAGTGTGTCGAGAATCTTGCAGCAAATATTTTGACGTCACTCAGTTTTGCTTTCAGTGGCTGCACTCTG GTCTTTGAGGGAGAAAGCGACTTTATAGCAGGAATAATGGAGTCATCTGATGAGCTCTATGCTGCTGCTGCTAGCTTGGGCATGGATATACGGATCTTTTATTCATATTCTTCTGAGATGACTGATGAGATCATATTATCGTGCATTGAACTTTCATTGAGGACAAGCAGAGGACTTTTTCCTAAGATGCATGAGACACAAACGCTGGCAGAATCATTCCTTTCTGCATTTCCTTCAATCAATCCACTCTCAGCTCATGCAATATTGTCTTCAGCGGGCTTGCTTGTTGAGTTTCTGGAATGGACACATGAACGCAGAATTCATGCAGTCCAGAAATATCAGGTTCCTGATGAAAGCATCACATTACTGAGTGCTTTGAGCAGATTTGGGGAGCGGGAGGATTCTAAATCGGGAATGACAGATTGCTCCTCTTCAGTTTCTTCTGCTCCAGGCTCTGAAAGTCTTCATTGTAAAAGCAATTCTGTGGGGACGAAAAGAAAAACCACCTGGAATACTGAAAATCTTAATATGCCTACAAATGAGTTGTTTGATTTTGATCCACCACTAACATTTTCTAAAGACAGACCGAATCATCCCAGAGCATCTGGCCTGTGCGATTCTCGGATTTCAGAAGATATCGACTTTTTTGATGAATTTGGGAATTCTAGCTTATCATTTGACACAGAATTGTGTGTTCAAAGACAATCATTAGACACCTATGGGACAGAAGATCTTTTTAAGGTAACTGAGCTCTGCGATTATCAGATGAGAAAAGATCCACAGATGGGAAATGAGTTAAATAAACTTGAGGCTCCACAATGTTTGCGTCCAAGAGAGAGAGTTTACGTGTGTATGATGAACAAATTGGATAGAAAAAATAACTATTCAGGAAATTTTAAAGAGGATATCACAGATGAGGTTATTGATATTGACGATACTCCTGCAACTAGAAAAGCTTTTCGTAATGCAAAATACAAGTCCTTTTCTACCCTGGAGCATGCAATGGAAAGGTCCAAAACAGGGGTTCCTAAAGCTGCTAAAAAACTCTTTTTTGGAGCAAGTGGTCTCCAAGAATTCCCAACCACTGTGGATATTGACTCTAGCCCAGATGCCTGCACTTCTGTGAGAAACCACGGGCAAGGATCAGGGCAAGGAATGGGACAACATTTAAATGCAGGTTTCTATCATAAGAAGAGTCAAATTAAGCACAAGAAAGGTGTCACAGAAGAGGGTGTATCTGAGAAAGTAAATTGTTTGAGTGACCTGACAGTGCAAGACAATAATACAGCTTGTTATGGCGAGACACCACTCTCAAGCGCACGTCAATCCACTCGATTGCAGCAAGGTTCACCCTGGACAATTGAATTTCTGAACAAAATGAGGGAAAAGAGTCGGTCACGTCAGCAGTTTCTCCCACGTGACCTATCAGCCCCTTGGCATGGATACCCCGGCAAATCATCAGAAGTCACAAATAGAAAGAGTCCATCTACTATTGAATTTTACAAGTATCAAGGAAACAGTTGCCAAGAGGCAGGGACCAGGAGAAAGAGGCCTATGAAATGCATACAGCTACCAGCATCCACTACTGAGAAGGCTTCAGATCGTTTCATTCCAACGTGGACACCCATTGATAAGAGGGCAAAACGG GTGCTATCATTTGCAACAAATGGAAATGGAGGGCAAACTAACCTGGTATGGAGTGATAAGAACTCTCATACATTGGGTAGACCATATTAA